In one Deinococcus humi genomic region, the following are encoded:
- the mutY gene encoding A/G-specific adenine glycosylase, with product MTAISTPLPELRAALLAWFDSAGRDLPWRLGTEGQRDPYRVWVAEILLQQTQVARGLHYYDRFLEAFPTVQALAEAPIHEVLKAWEGCGYYARARNLHRAAKLIAADGFPGNYDGWLALPGVGPYTAAAVASLAHGEARAVNDGNVRRVLARLYGQAQPTDAWIGARADALLDAARPGAWNEAVMDLGATVCTPRAPRCPECPLAAWCAALASGTPTAFPAPKVRTAVRAVEAVALLIGDGHAAVLERREGKLLGGLMGLPMLELGPDETLQGTLEKLCCRLGARSGELLGQVSHSMTHRQITLHVYAGTSDLPRQIVATAALSKLDHKALGLLRTRQQGLFAEPLMQSSSV from the coding sequence GTGACTGCCATTTCAACCCCTCTCCCCGAGCTGCGTGCGGCGCTGCTGGCATGGTTCGATTCTGCGGGCCGTGACCTGCCGTGGCGGCTGGGCACCGAGGGCCAGCGCGATCCCTACCGCGTTTGGGTGGCCGAGATCCTGTTGCAACAGACCCAGGTGGCGCGCGGCCTGCACTACTATGACCGTTTCCTGGAGGCATTCCCCACCGTGCAGGCGCTGGCCGAAGCGCCCATCCACGAGGTTCTGAAAGCCTGGGAGGGCTGCGGCTACTACGCCCGTGCCCGCAACCTGCACCGCGCGGCGAAGCTCATCGCTGCGGACGGCTTTCCTGGCAACTATGACGGCTGGCTGGCGCTGCCAGGGGTGGGGCCCTACACGGCCGCCGCCGTGGCGAGTCTGGCCCACGGGGAGGCCCGTGCCGTCAACGACGGCAACGTCCGCCGGGTGCTGGCGCGGCTGTACGGCCAGGCGCAGCCGACAGACGCGTGGATCGGGGCGCGGGCCGACGCTCTGTTAGACGCTGCTCGCCCCGGTGCGTGGAACGAGGCGGTCATGGATCTGGGCGCAACCGTCTGCACGCCCAGAGCGCCGCGCTGTCCCGAGTGCCCACTGGCCGCCTGGTGCGCGGCGCTGGCGAGCGGCACCCCCACCGCTTTTCCGGCCCCCAAAGTCAGAACGGCGGTGCGGGCGGTGGAGGCGGTGGCCCTCTTGATCGGCGACGGGCACGCAGCGGTGCTGGAGCGGAGAGAGGGCAAACTGCTCGGTGGCCTGATGGGCTTGCCCATGCTTGAGCTTGGCCCGGACGAGACGCTCCAGGGAACGCTGGAAAAGTTGTGTTGCCGCCTGGGTGCGCGTTCCGGAGAGCTGCTGGGGCAGGTCAGCCACAGCATGACCCATCGCCAGATCACCCTGCACGTCTATGCGGGCACGTCCGATCTTCCCCGGCAGATCGTGGCGACTGCGGCCCTCTCAAAACTGGACCACAAGGCGCTGGGGCTGCTGCGGACGCGGCAGCAGGGTCTCTTTGCCGAACCGCTCATGCAAAGTTCATCCGTTTGA
- a CDS encoding GNAT family N-acetyltransferase, with protein MRIGVFRAFPYLYDGTIEYEEEYLRTYLDTGEAVVVLARDGQEVVGASTAVPLTHETPEVRAPFTASEVGISEVLYLGESILRPEYRGRGLGHAFFDEREAHARRLGLPVTAFCAVQRPEDHPARPADYRPLNAFWAARGYVERPDLQTTMTWQDVGETAQTPKLMRFWLRREQG; from the coding sequence TTGAGAATCGGCGTCTTTCGCGCCTTCCCGTACCTGTACGACGGCACGATTGAGTACGAGGAAGAGTACCTGCGGACCTACCTGGACACCGGGGAGGCGGTGGTCGTCCTGGCCCGCGACGGCCAGGAGGTGGTCGGCGCAAGCACCGCCGTTCCACTGACCCACGAGACGCCGGAGGTCAGGGCGCCTTTCACAGCCTCCGAAGTTGGCATTTCGGAGGTGCTGTACCTGGGCGAGAGCATATTGCGGCCCGAATACCGGGGGCGCGGGTTGGGCCATGCCTTCTTCGACGAACGTGAGGCACATGCGCGGCGGCTGGGACTGCCTGTGACGGCCTTCTGCGCCGTGCAACGTCCAGAAGACCATCCGGCGCGGCCCGCCGACTACCGGCCACTCAACGCCTTCTGGGCCGCGCGGGGCTACGTCGAGCGGCCCGATTTACAAACGACGATGACCTGGCAGGATGTGGGCGAGACTGCCCAGACGCCCAAGCTGATGCGCTTCTGGCT
- a CDS encoding winged helix-turn-helix domain-containing protein, giving the protein MSHVVVIEDEGTVREVLRFHLERAGLRVTALESTAGGLEALSDADALVLDWMLPGESGLGFLRRLRGDTELRRLPVLMLTARAAEAERVEGLETGADDYLTKPFSAAELVARVRALLRRTQPDTPQTLANGPLTIDLGGAEARVGGQRLNLTRREFDLLAFLTRHIGRVYSRTELLDRVWGADFLGGERTVDQHVTQLRSHLGETVGQPAFLETVRGRGYRMRPWVETK; this is encoded by the coding sequence ATGAGCCACGTCGTTGTCATCGAGGACGAGGGAACGGTGCGGGAGGTCCTGCGCTTTCACCTGGAGCGCGCCGGTCTGCGGGTCACGGCCCTCGAGTCCACGGCAGGCGGGCTGGAAGCCCTGAGCGACGCCGACGCGCTGGTGCTGGACTGGATGCTCCCTGGCGAGAGCGGGCTGGGCTTCCTGCGACGCCTGCGCGGCGACACTGAACTGCGCCGCCTGCCCGTGCTGATGCTGACTGCCCGCGCCGCCGAGGCCGAACGTGTGGAGGGCCTAGAAACCGGGGCGGACGACTACCTGACCAAACCCTTTTCCGCCGCCGAGCTGGTGGCCCGCGTGCGCGCCCTGTTGCGGCGGACCCAGCCGGACACGCCCCAGACCCTTGCCAACGGCCCGTTGACCATCGATCTTGGCGGCGCTGAAGCACGGGTGGGCGGGCAGCGCCTCAACCTGACTCGCCGTGAATTTGACCTGCTGGCCTTCCTGACCCGGCACATTGGGCGGGTCTACTCGCGGACCGAACTGCTGGACCGGGTGTGGGGCGCGGACTTCCTGGGCGGCGAGCGCACGGTGGACCAGCACGTCACGCAACTGCGCTCGCATCTGGGTGAGACGGTGGGGCAGCCCGCCTTTCTGGAGACCGTGCGGGGCAGGGGCTACCGTATGCGCCCGTGGGTCGAGACGAAATGA
- a CDS encoding ketosteroid isomerase-related protein: protein MNSRPSDSHPASDTAPSPQARTHELITRYYAAFNNSDPAGMLELLSDDVQHDINQGGSELGREAFSAFLAHMETHYREEARDLTVLVSADGVRAAAEFVIHGEYLKTDTDLPSARGQKYALPVGAFFEVYGGQIARVSNYYNLQDWTRQVGG, encoded by the coding sequence ATGAATTCACGCCCCTCTGATTCCCACCCGGCGTCTGACACGGCTCCCAGCCCGCAGGCGAGAACGCACGAGCTGATCACCCGTTACTACGCGGCCTTCAATAACAGCGATCCGGCGGGCATGCTGGAACTGCTGAGCGACGACGTGCAACACGACATCAATCAGGGTGGCAGCGAACTGGGCCGGGAAGCCTTCAGCGCCTTTCTGGCCCACATGGAGACCCATTACCGTGAGGAGGCCCGTGATCTGACCGTGCTGGTCAGCGCCGATGGCGTGCGCGCCGCCGCCGAATTCGTGATCCATGGCGAGTACCTGAAGACCGACACGGACCTCCCCTCCGCCAGGGGTCAGAAATATGCGCTGCCTGTGGGCGCGTTCTTCGAGGTCTATGGTGGCCAGATCGCCCGCGTGAGCAACTACTACAACCTTCAGGACTGGACCCGGCAGGTGGGCGGCTGA
- the phoU gene encoding phosphate signaling complex protein PhoU, with protein sequence MREVLENDLRSVLNGALNMLGTVEQMLPVAADVLLNEQTERLQEVHALDREVDAQEARIEAECLRIIALHQPVARDLRLVALILKSLSDIERMGDYVVHVAEDGAELAQAPALKKYVNLARMLARLGEMSQNLRTAIADRDVTRAEGTITMDDEVDDLYEQIQRELVTYMLEDPRNISKALMLMRVGRSLERVGDHMENVAERVRYWVTGVREA encoded by the coding sequence ATGCGTGAAGTGCTTGAAAATGATCTGCGAAGCGTCCTAAACGGCGCCTTGAATATGCTCGGCACCGTCGAGCAGATGCTGCCGGTGGCCGCCGATGTGCTGCTAAACGAACAGACCGAGCGCCTCCAGGAAGTTCATGCCCTGGACCGCGAGGTAGACGCGCAGGAAGCGCGCATTGAGGCCGAGTGCCTGCGGATCATCGCGCTGCACCAGCCGGTCGCCCGTGACCTGCGGCTGGTGGCGCTGATTCTCAAGAGCCTGTCGGACATCGAACGCATGGGCGATTACGTGGTCCATGTGGCCGAGGACGGCGCGGAGCTGGCCCAGGCCCCAGCACTCAAGAAATACGTCAATCTGGCGCGCATGCTGGCCCGGCTGGGCGAGATGAGCCAGAACCTGCGGACGGCCATTGCCGACCGCGACGTGACCCGCGCCGAGGGCACCATCACCATGGACGACGAGGTCGACGACCTGTACGAGCAGATTCAGCGCGAGCTGGTGACCTACATGCTTGAAGACCCGCGCAACATCAGCAAGGCGCTGATGCTGATGCGGGTGGGGCGCAGTCTGGAACGCGTCGGCGACCACATGGAAAACGTCGCCGAGCGCGTACGCTACTGGGTGACGGGCGTGCGCGAGGCCTGA
- a CDS encoding sensor histidine kinase codes for MTAQGTEQEQAGTAPDFWIDALPQAVLLCEGGNVVRLNAAASRLWGVTQARAAGRPVLEVVRRHTLEALIERGGELELEVGGRTLRCAATRDGESSALIVEDTTEHRRRESELREATAVLSHEFRTPVTALRGVLEALEYDMPRELSQNFVRQGLQETERLARLVEDLAVGFRPTRARTLLLAEAFARAERLLDSELSAKGSRLSFGADHLVRADPDKLLQVLLNLIENALKYGPPGQDIEIQTTTRETWIEVRVLDHGPPIPDTDSLFQAHTRGAGATGQGSGMGLYIVRSVVQGWGGQAWATRTGGRNAFCFTLPGVGGLG; via the coding sequence ATGACGGCGCAGGGAACGGAGCAGGAGCAGGCGGGCACAGCCCCTGACTTCTGGATCGACGCGCTGCCCCAGGCCGTGCTGCTTTGCGAGGGCGGCAACGTGGTTCGTCTCAACGCGGCGGCCTCACGGCTGTGGGGGGTGACCCAGGCGCGGGCGGCAGGGCGTCCGGTGCTGGAGGTGGTGCGGCGCCACACCCTGGAAGCCCTGATTGAGCGCGGCGGCGAGCTGGAACTGGAGGTTGGCGGGCGGACCCTGCGCTGTGCGGCCACCCGTGACGGCGAATCCTCCGCCTTGATCGTGGAGGACACCACCGAACACCGCCGCCGCGAGTCGGAGCTGCGCGAGGCCACCGCCGTCCTCTCGCACGAGTTCCGCACCCCGGTCACCGCCCTCAGGGGCGTGCTGGAAGCGCTGGAATACGACATGCCGCGCGAGTTATCGCAGAACTTCGTGCGCCAGGGTCTGCAGGAGACCGAACGCCTGGCCCGGCTGGTGGAGGATCTGGCGGTGGGCTTCCGCCCCACCCGCGCCCGGACGCTGCTACTAGCCGAAGCGTTCGCCCGCGCCGAACGCCTGCTGGACAGCGAACTCTCGGCCAAGGGTTCCCGCCTGAGCTTCGGCGCGGACCATCTGGTGAGGGCCGATCCCGACAAACTGCTGCAGGTGCTGCTCAACCTGATCGAGAACGCCCTGAAATACGGCCCGCCGGGCCAGGACATCGAGATTCAGACCACCACCCGTGAGACCTGGATCGAGGTCCGTGTGCTGGACCACGGCCCGCCCATTCCCGACACCGACAGCCTGTTTCAGGCGCACACCCGCGGTGCGGGAGCCACCGGCCAGGGCAGCGGCATGGGGCTGTACATCGTTCGCAGCGTCGTCCAGGGCTGGGGCGGTCAGGCCTGGGCGACGCGAACAGGTGGACGCAATGCCTTCTGCTTCACCCTGCCGGGGGTGGGCGGGCTGGGATGA
- a CDS encoding isoprenyl transferase, which translates to MKSKSTAAAVRTIQKTRSAARGALLWGYEQRLARAVATGGKLPRHLGLILDGNRRYARAGGMGREMGHSFGADKAHEVLQWCLELGIPAVTIWVLSTDNSSRDPEEIAHILSLLEREALNLSTDPRIHANRVRVRAIGQHSNFPGHVLDALRELESKTAHYDGMRLNIAVGYGGREEIVDAVKLHLAAQAAAGVRLEQAAAELAPDHISAHLYTADTPDPDFIIRTSGEIRLSGFMLWQSVYSEFYFCDVYWPGFRRVDFLRALRDFQGRDRRFGK; encoded by the coding sequence ATGAAGTCCAAGTCCACCGCCGCCGCCGTCCGCACGATTCAGAAAACGCGTAGTGCGGCGCGTGGGGCGCTGCTGTGGGGCTACGAGCAGCGCCTGGCCCGCGCCGTGGCGACAGGGGGCAAGCTGCCGCGTCATCTGGGCCTGATTCTGGACGGCAACCGCCGGTACGCGCGGGCCGGTGGTATGGGACGCGAGATGGGGCATTCCTTCGGGGCCGACAAGGCCCACGAGGTCTTGCAGTGGTGTCTGGAACTGGGCATTCCCGCCGTGACCATCTGGGTGCTGTCCACCGACAACAGCAGCCGTGATCCGGAGGAAATCGCGCACATCCTGAGTCTGCTGGAGCGAGAGGCGCTGAACCTGTCCACAGACCCGCGCATCCACGCCAACCGGGTGCGGGTGCGGGCCATCGGGCAGCACAGCAATTTCCCAGGGCACGTGCTGGACGCCCTGCGCGAACTGGAGTCCAAGACCGCCCACTACGACGGTATGCGTTTGAATATCGCCGTGGGCTACGGCGGGCGTGAGGAGATCGTGGACGCTGTGAAGCTGCACCTGGCAGCCCAGGCCGCTGCCGGGGTCCGGCTGGAGCAGGCTGCCGCCGAACTGGCCCCGGACCACATCAGCGCGCATCTGTACACCGCCGACACCCCGGACCCCGACTTCATCATCCGCACCAGCGGCGAGATCCGGTTGTCGGGCTTCATGCTGTGGCAGAGCGTGTACTCCGAGTTCTACTTCTGCGACGTGTACTGGCCGGGCTTCCGGCGGGTGGACTTCCTGCGGGCGCTGCGCGACTTCCAGGGTCGGGACCGGCGTTTCGGGAAGTAG